The window CAGGTATTGGATGTCAATCAAGCGACGGCGGAACAGTTAGAGGCTTTACCCGGAATCGGACCGGTGATTGCCCGCAGAATTGTTGACTATCGTGAGAAACACGGCTTATTTAAATCGGTGGACGAACTATTGAATGTCAATGGTATCGGACCCAAACGGCTCGCGGCAATTAAAGATTTTGTCGTCTGCAATCAACCCTGATTCTGGTTATTT is drawn from candidate division WOR-3 bacterium and contains these coding sequences:
- a CDS encoding helix-hairpin-helix domain-containing protein, which produces MNEREKVVVIFLTSVFVVGAGLSVFKTLKQSRTELKVQYAAKEKLTEQVLDVNQATAEQLEALPGIGPVIARRIVDYREKHGLFKSVDELLNVNGIGPKRLAAIKDFVVCNQP